Proteins encoded together in one Rossellomorea sp. y25 window:
- the dnaG gene encoding DNA primase: MSERIPEDKLNKILSSTDIVDVVSDYVQLKKQGRNYFGLCPFHGENTPSFSVSPDKQIFHCFGCGAGGNAFTFLMDVDGLSFLEAAQKLGSKVGEEISIQTSSSERELPPQEDEKQMMEAHGLLSKFYHHLLLNTKEGQEALEYLLDRGFTTESITKFQIGWSLPSWDFTVKFLQKRGYSLELMEEAGLLVRRERDNSFLDRFRGRIMFPIVDTKGNTVAFSGRSIDSNDEPKYLNSPETKIFNKSSILYNYHGARAMIRRKQQAILFEGFADVISANEAEVENGVATMGTSLTEQQIGLLKRLTDSVIICYDGDSAGVEAAFRAGNLLHNHQLNIRVASIPEQLDPDDYISKYGSTKFQQDVIGASLTFMAFKLRYYKLKKNLNDEGDRLKYIEEILKEITHLSKAVEKDYYLRYLADEFELSLEALQEQLTELEGPDKRKSKPPKQIGMQGTFTRQTQSKLLPAYQTAERRLIAYMLKDPNIAYKVQEWLAGTNLNIDEHQAIITYLLGYYEEGLPPSASAFIGYLPDERLRRIVTDIEMMSISEESTDQELVDYVNQVLKHQKMLRIKEKEVERKEAERLKDYRKEAQIAMEILQLRKSL; this comes from the coding sequence GTGTCTGAAAGAATCCCTGAAGATAAGTTAAATAAAATTTTATCGTCAACTGATATCGTAGATGTCGTCAGTGATTATGTACAACTGAAAAAGCAGGGGCGCAATTATTTTGGTTTGTGTCCGTTTCATGGAGAGAATACTCCATCTTTTTCTGTTTCCCCTGACAAACAAATATTTCACTGCTTCGGATGCGGAGCCGGAGGAAATGCGTTTACGTTTTTAATGGATGTTGATGGTTTAAGCTTCCTGGAAGCAGCGCAAAAGCTTGGCTCTAAAGTAGGAGAAGAAATCTCCATTCAAACCTCTTCATCTGAAAGGGAACTTCCCCCTCAAGAAGATGAAAAGCAAATGATGGAAGCTCATGGGTTATTAAGTAAATTTTACCATCATCTCCTTCTAAATACAAAGGAAGGTCAGGAAGCCCTCGAATATTTGTTGGACCGGGGGTTTACTACTGAAAGTATTACTAAATTTCAGATTGGATGGTCACTTCCAAGCTGGGATTTCACGGTTAAGTTCCTTCAGAAACGAGGCTATTCCCTGGAGCTGATGGAAGAGGCGGGTTTACTCGTTAGAAGAGAAAGAGACAATTCCTTCTTAGATCGCTTCAGAGGAAGAATCATGTTTCCTATTGTTGATACCAAAGGGAACACGGTCGCATTTTCAGGAAGAAGCATTGATTCAAATGATGAACCGAAGTACTTAAACAGTCCGGAAACGAAAATTTTTAACAAAAGCAGCATTCTTTATAATTATCACGGCGCACGTGCAATGATTAGAAGAAAGCAACAGGCCATCCTGTTTGAAGGATTTGCCGACGTCATCTCAGCTAATGAAGCAGAAGTGGAAAATGGTGTAGCCACTATGGGTACTTCATTAACAGAGCAGCAAATAGGCTTGCTCAAGCGTCTAACGGATTCCGTTATCATTTGTTATGATGGTGATTCTGCTGGAGTGGAAGCTGCATTCCGGGCAGGAAATCTTCTTCACAATCATCAGCTGAATATTCGTGTCGCTTCAATACCGGAACAATTAGACCCTGATGACTACATTTCCAAATATGGTTCAACAAAGTTTCAACAAGATGTAATAGGGGCAAGCTTAACGTTCATGGCATTTAAGCTTCGGTACTATAAGCTGAAGAAAAACTTAAACGATGAAGGAGATCGCCTGAAGTATATAGAAGAAATACTTAAGGAAATTACTCATCTGAGTAAGGCGGTTGAAAAGGATTATTATTTAAGGTATTTGGCGGATGAGTTCGAACTATCTTTAGAGGCTCTTCAAGAGCAGTTAACTGAACTGGAAGGCCCGGACAAACGGAAGTCTAAACCACCTAAACAGATAGGTATGCAAGGTACTTTCACCAGGCAGACTCAGTCTAAATTGTTACCCGCATACCAAACTGCTGAGAGAAGATTGATTGCCTATATGCTTAAGGATCCGAATATCGCTTACAAGGTGCAAGAGTGGCTTGCAGGTACTAACCTTAATATTGATGAACATCAGGCTATTATTACTTATTTATTGGGTTATTATGAAGAAGGTCTACCTCCAAGTGCCAGTGCCTTTATTGGGTATCTTCCCGATGAGAGGTTAAGAAGGATCGTAACGGACATTGAAATGATGTCTATTAGCGAAGAAAGTACGGACCAAGAATTAGTAGATTATGTCAATCAGGTGTTAAAACATCAAAAGATGTTGAGAATAAAAGAAAAAGAAGTGGAAAGAAAAGAAGCAGAACGACTGAAGGATTACCGAAAAGAAGCACAAATAGCAATGGAAATCTTACAGCTGCGTAAGTCTCTATAA
- a CDS encoding YaiI/YqxD family protein, which produces MSEHKSIVYVDADACPVKQEIIKITRVYGFEVVFVASHAHRKNTPDQGRWVYVDSSKEAADLYIMNHVRPQDVLVTQDIGLASLVLPKKVYAISPRGKAYREESIVTALDYRYVAAKERRKGNYGKGPKPFTNEDRETFCICFDKILSEIAGES; this is translated from the coding sequence ATGAGCGAACATAAGTCTATCGTCTATGTAGATGCAGATGCTTGCCCGGTAAAACAGGAAATCATTAAAATTACCAGAGTATATGGATTTGAAGTTGTTTTTGTTGCTTCTCATGCCCATAGAAAGAACACACCTGACCAAGGCAGGTGGGTATATGTCGATAGTTCGAAAGAAGCGGCTGACTTATACATTATGAACCATGTCAGACCCCAGGATGTACTGGTAACCCAGGATATTGGATTGGCAAGCTTGGTCTTGCCGAAAAAAGTTTATGCAATCTCTCCCAGGGGAAAAGCCTACAGGGAAGAGAGTATAGTCACCGCACTCGATTATCGATACGTCGCAGCAAAAGAACGCCGTAAAGGAAACTATGGTAAAGGTCCTAAACCTTTTACAAATGAAGACAGAGAAACATTTTGTATTTGCTTCGATAAAATCTTGTCGGAAATTGCAGGAGAATCTTAA